The proteins below are encoded in one region of Nitrospira sp.:
- a CDS encoding membrane protein, with product MILISLNNLAAFSLIVSVGCALVIAFDIAAGRRQHAWIMNVVWPITALYAGPLALWAYYRLGRLSTHHRMQEATAQGRKPPAKEKPFWQSVGLAATHCGSGCTLGDIVAESILLVLPFTLFGKAIFAAWLVDFVAAFLFGIAFQYFTIMPMRKLSPRDGLVAALKADTLSLTAWQVGMYGWMAIVTFVIMGHQLDKTGPFFWFMMQIAMLAGFLTSYPINWWLLKAGIKERM from the coding sequence ATGATACTCATTTCTCTGAATAACCTGGCCGCTTTCTCCCTGATCGTGTCGGTTGGCTGCGCCTTGGTCATTGCGTTCGATATTGCGGCCGGCCGCCGGCAACATGCCTGGATTATGAATGTCGTGTGGCCGATCACGGCCCTCTATGCCGGACCACTCGCGCTGTGGGCCTATTACCGCCTCGGCCGACTTTCGACCCATCACCGCATGCAGGAGGCCACGGCCCAGGGCAGGAAGCCGCCGGCCAAAGAAAAACCCTTTTGGCAAAGTGTCGGCTTGGCAGCGACCCATTGCGGAAGCGGCTGCACGCTGGGAGACATCGTCGCCGAGAGCATCCTTCTCGTTCTTCCCTTCACGCTGTTCGGCAAGGCTATTTTCGCCGCTTGGCTGGTCGATTTTGTTGCGGCGTTTCTCTTCGGGATTGCGTTTCAGTACTTCACGATTATGCCCATGCGCAAGCTTTCTCCGCGCGATGGCCTCGTCGCCGCATTGAAAGCAGACACCCTCTCACTGACCGCCTGGCAGGTTGGCATGTACGGATGGATGGCAATCGTGACCTTCGTCATCATGGGACACCAGCTCGATAAGACCGGACCGTTCTTCTGGTTCATGATGCAGATCGCCATGTTGGCGGGATTCTTGACCAGTTATCCCATCAATTGGTGGCTGCTGAAAGCCGGCATCAAGGAACGCATGTAG
- the nhaA gene encoding Na(+)/H(+) antiporter NhaA codes for MESTKKDIERQITDTMRSTEGEALLNAPTDIMGGALLLGSTLLALLWVNSPWSESYHTLWHVQVSIQVGPYMLNKSLLHWVNDGLMAMFFFVAGLEIKRELLAGELASVRQATLPIVAACGGMLVPAVVYLSLNLSGPESSGWGIPMATDIAFALGIYALLDRGLPQALRIFLLTLAIVDDLGAVVVIALFYTSDLSIPSLLVGGFFFGALLLANALNVRSTVVYSLLGIGGLWVAFVLSGVHATVAGVLGALAIPARPHISGETFLQAGHRLLRSYDRAAEGAHEPLRHPTQADAANALERASDLAQTPVQRLERALNPWTLLGVMPLFALANAGVPIDVDSLRGLSDPIPLGIMIGLVIGKPLGIIGATWLAVRLKLGVLAESVEFRHLHAVGWLAGMGFTMSLFITTLAFHEVDSTDMAKLAVLLASLLSGTIGSLLLYRLQRTS; via the coding sequence GTGGAATCGACCAAGAAGGATATTGAGCGTCAGATCACCGACACAATGCGGTCAACCGAGGGGGAGGCGCTGCTCAATGCCCCGACGGACATCATGGGCGGAGCGCTCTTGCTGGGGAGCACACTGTTAGCCCTCTTGTGGGTCAATTCACCATGGAGCGAAAGCTATCACACCCTCTGGCACGTCCAGGTTTCAATCCAGGTTGGACCGTACATGCTCAACAAATCCCTTCTTCATTGGGTGAACGATGGACTCATGGCGATGTTCTTTTTCGTGGCCGGGCTTGAAATCAAGCGCGAGCTTCTCGCCGGCGAGTTGGCATCGGTCCGGCAGGCGACGTTGCCCATTGTGGCGGCCTGCGGAGGGATGCTCGTGCCGGCAGTCGTCTATTTGAGCTTGAACCTATCCGGACCCGAGTCTTCCGGGTGGGGCATTCCGATGGCCACCGACATAGCGTTCGCCCTCGGCATCTACGCGCTGCTTGACCGAGGACTACCGCAAGCACTCCGTATCTTTCTGTTGACGCTCGCGATCGTGGACGACTTGGGTGCGGTCGTGGTGATCGCGCTCTTTTATACGTCAGATCTCTCTATTCCGTCCCTCTTGGTTGGGGGGTTCTTCTTTGGTGCACTGCTCTTGGCGAACGCGCTCAACGTCCGAAGCACGGTCGTGTACAGCCTGCTCGGCATCGGCGGGCTCTGGGTAGCCTTTGTCCTGTCCGGCGTCCATGCCACGGTCGCAGGCGTCCTCGGGGCCTTGGCAATTCCCGCCAGGCCGCATATCAGCGGCGAGACCTTCCTACAAGCCGGACATCGGCTGCTCAGGTCTTACGATCGTGCGGCAGAGGGAGCGCATGAACCGCTCCGCCACCCGACGCAGGCCGATGCCGCCAATGCGCTGGAACGTGCCAGCGATTTGGCACAAACGCCCGTTCAACGTCTTGAAAGGGCCTTGAACCCATGGACACTCCTTGGAGTTATGCCGCTGTTTGCCTTGGCGAACGCCGGAGTGCCAATCGATGTGGATTCGTTGCGTGGGCTCTCCGATCCGATTCCATTGGGCATCATGATCGGGCTGGTTATTGGGAAGCCGTTGGGCATCATCGGAGCCACATGGCTCGCTGTCCGGCTCAAGCTCGGCGTGCTCGCTGAATCCGTCGAGTTCCGTCATCTCCACGCCGTTGGCTGGCTTGCCGGCATGGGCTTCACGATGTCGCTGTTCATCACCACGCTGGCCTTTCACGAAGTGGATTCGACCGATATGGCCAAACTCGCTGTTCTGTTGGCCTCACTGCTCTCGGGCACGATCGGTTCCTTGCTCCTCTATCGGTTACAGAGAACATCGTAA
- the actC gene encoding molybdopterin oxidoreductase — MTTMQRSGWNEMATINRDLLAPLRHVGPTYLTVVCGLALIVVAGAATWVHQIETGIGQTNMHHPIFWSSYIASFVYWIGVSHSGTFISGVLRLTKAQWRRPVTRIAELMTIISVMIAALCVFFHLGRVWRWYYLLPYPSQRDIWPDFRSPLMWDATAIFTYATASTIYLYLPLIPDFALARDRVGGWRKPVYALLCLGWKGTQREWETLSTAIRIITPLIVMVMISVHSIVGWDFGMSLVPGWHTSIIAPYFVVGAVHSGLAMVAVGLYVVRRQGALDDYIRLEHFDKLGKLLVVTTLTLAYLYFADQLTVWYGKIPDEMAILHALVTGDYAVAFWSMILLIYVFPLALLTIPRFRTWPFGMMLLGIGINIGMYVERMLIIVPPLTHPRLTYVWSRYFPSWTELTILSGACALAVLLYLLASKFVPLISIWEEKEGRLHGSGG; from the coding sequence TTGACCACGATGCAGCGCTCCGGATGGAACGAGATGGCCACGATCAATCGGGACCTCCTGGCCCCGCTGAGACACGTGGGCCCGACCTATCTGACGGTCGTGTGCGGGCTCGCCCTCATTGTCGTGGCCGGAGCGGCCACCTGGGTGCATCAGATCGAGACGGGCATCGGCCAGACTAATATGCATCATCCGATTTTCTGGAGTTCCTACATTGCCTCCTTCGTCTATTGGATCGGCGTCAGCCATTCGGGCACGTTCATTTCGGGGGTCCTGCGGCTGACGAAAGCGCAATGGCGCCGGCCGGTGACGCGGATCGCAGAGCTCATGACCATCATCTCGGTGATGATCGCCGCGCTGTGCGTCTTCTTTCATCTCGGGCGGGTCTGGCGCTGGTATTACCTGTTACCCTACCCCAGCCAACGGGACATCTGGCCGGATTTCCGCTCACCGTTGATGTGGGATGCCACGGCCATTTTTACCTACGCCACCGCCAGCACGATCTATCTCTATCTACCGCTCATTCCGGATTTTGCGCTGGCTCGCGATCGCGTCGGCGGCTGGCGCAAGCCCGTGTATGCCCTCTTGTGTCTGGGGTGGAAGGGAACGCAACGGGAATGGGAAACCCTGAGCACCGCGATCCGCATTATCACGCCCCTCATCGTCATGGTCATGATTTCCGTCCACTCCATCGTCGGTTGGGATTTCGGGATGTCGCTCGTACCGGGATGGCACACTTCGATCATCGCACCGTATTTTGTCGTGGGGGCGGTCCATTCCGGCTTGGCCATGGTCGCGGTCGGACTGTACGTCGTCCGGCGCCAGGGTGCCCTCGACGACTACATTCGGCTGGAACATTTCGACAAACTGGGAAAGCTCCTCGTCGTCACCACGCTGACGCTGGCGTATTTATACTTCGCGGATCAGTTGACGGTCTGGTACGGGAAAATACCCGACGAAATGGCCATCCTCCATGCGTTGGTCACCGGGGACTATGCTGTCGCCTTTTGGTCCATGATCCTCTTGATCTACGTGTTTCCACTGGCGCTGCTGACCATTCCTCGATTCCGCACATGGCCGTTCGGCATGATGCTGCTGGGGATCGGCATTAACATCGGCATGTACGTCGAACGCATGCTGATCATCGTCCCGCCGTTGACCCACCCGAGACTCACGTACGTCTGGAGCCGATACTTCCCATCGTGGACGGAGTTGACCATCTTGTCGGGCGCCTGTGCCCTCGCCGTCTTGCTGTATCTGCTCGCATCAAAATTTGTCCCGCTCATTTCCATCTGGGAGGAAAAGGAAGGGCGCCTGCATGGAAGCGGAGGATAA
- the snr1 gene encoding cytochrome C Snr1, whose amino-acid sequence MYDHRWTIAGAALVTALVFVTGGWGLRAEDRPAPQEKRSLQPHSGPKTLVPPISPPAVVDDWERPYPQYQPVGQGETVQAPDLQLGTENPPDIHTFGGKGKSSFVFDLSPDEPLDSVMKREQQERASNADTQRHLLQTRYDLTPRFVEGVTMTRGKPVPKGPTANLPDGMSWEDLSKFSAQDIRSRQLFPYLPLPHPLHSTGGMVFPQIMTDLHPERERFDVAFDIPDHFLPEFPPPLFLTSRPDLGDVSRGQEITESNFYELFDGVLSPVQFDGVRLLVEKIPQQQFNATDDRKTVAPSRGVACLDCHVNGHTNGAIHLNPDNRPQMSRFRIETPSLRGVNIQDRFGSKRALASVEDFTEFENRSAYFDHDQVTAEKKGRRDLTRNEVMKMAQFQKLVDFPPAPKLDVHGRLDRNVATESETRGEDLFFGKARCAGCHAPPYYTDNSMHDLRVERFYKGRAEGSIKTFPLRGLKDSPPYLHDGRLLTIEDTVEFFNIVLGTGLSKAEKRDLAAFLRAL is encoded by the coding sequence ATGTATGATCACCGATGGACGATCGCGGGGGCCGCGCTCGTGACGGCTCTGGTATTTGTGACGGGTGGATGGGGGCTCCGCGCGGAAGATCGGCCGGCGCCTCAAGAAAAACGATCCCTTCAGCCTCATTCGGGGCCAAAAACACTGGTACCTCCCATCAGTCCACCGGCCGTCGTCGACGACTGGGAGCGTCCGTATCCTCAATATCAGCCGGTGGGGCAGGGCGAGACCGTTCAGGCTCCGGATCTGCAGCTAGGCACGGAAAATCCTCCGGACATTCATACGTTCGGCGGGAAGGGAAAGAGTTCCTTCGTGTTCGATCTCAGCCCGGATGAACCGCTCGACAGCGTCATGAAACGGGAACAACAGGAACGCGCATCGAACGCCGACACACAACGCCATTTGCTACAAACGCGTTACGATCTCACACCACGCTTCGTTGAAGGCGTGACCATGACCCGTGGCAAGCCCGTCCCGAAAGGCCCTACGGCCAACCTTCCAGACGGGATGAGCTGGGAGGACCTCTCCAAGTTCTCCGCCCAGGACATTCGCTCGCGGCAACTCTTTCCGTATCTGCCGCTTCCACACCCGCTCCATTCGACGGGCGGAATGGTCTTCCCCCAGATCATGACGGATCTACATCCCGAACGGGAGCGCTTCGACGTCGCCTTTGACATTCCCGATCACTTTCTTCCGGAGTTTCCTCCGCCCCTCTTTCTGACCAGCCGGCCCGATTTGGGAGACGTGTCTCGTGGGCAGGAGATCACGGAGTCGAATTTCTACGAACTGTTCGATGGCGTCCTGTCGCCGGTGCAATTCGATGGAGTCCGGCTCCTCGTAGAAAAGATCCCCCAGCAGCAGTTCAATGCAACCGACGATCGGAAAACCGTCGCGCCAAGCCGCGGAGTCGCATGCCTGGACTGTCACGTCAACGGACATACCAATGGTGCGATCCACCTGAACCCGGACAACCGCCCTCAGATGTCCAGGTTTCGAATCGAGACTCCGAGCCTTCGCGGGGTGAACATTCAGGACCGGTTCGGCTCGAAGCGAGCCCTCGCCTCGGTTGAGGACTTTACCGAGTTTGAAAATCGATCGGCCTACTTTGACCACGATCAGGTGACGGCGGAAAAGAAAGGGCGACGCGACTTGACCCGCAACGAGGTGATGAAAATGGCGCAATTCCAGAAGCTGGTGGATTTCCCCCCCGCTCCCAAACTCGATGTCCACGGCCGGCTCGATCGGAACGTGGCCACGGAGAGCGAAACGCGGGGAGAGGACCTCTTCTTCGGGAAGGCGCGATGCGCAGGTTGTCATGCGCCGCCCTACTATACGGACAACTCGATGCACGACCTGCGGGTGGAACGGTTCTATAAGGGACGCGCCGAAGGCTCTATTAAGACTTTCCCGCTTCGCGGCCTCAAGGACTCGCCTCCTTACCTCCACGATGGGCGGCTGTTGACGATCGAGGATACAGTCGAGTTCTTCAATATCGTCCTTGGCACCGGCTTGTCCAAGGCCGAAAAGCGCGACCTCGCGGCGTTCTTACGAGCCTTATGA
- the rbn gene encoding hypothetical protein gives MAVPEAEIASPINLWKRGGLSWKELGQRLWKEIQEDEVLGRGAQLAYYFLLAVFPMLLFLTALIGLFPINTSTSSLLQYAEEILPPDAFGILQRYLDNVVAGSGADILSLGILGALWASSSGITAIMDALNVAYDAVETRPLWKVRLIGILLTIGLAGFVILSAVLVVYGGRLAEWATTYLGFGGSFELTWKLLQWPLAMALMLLAMAIIYYVCPDVEQDWRWITPGAVFAVLMWLFVSLVFKYYVAHFANYNAAYGSIGGVIVLMLWLYLSGIVILLGGEINSEIEAAARRHVRPGPAPQRFE, from the coding sequence ATGGCTGTGCCCGAGGCAGAGATCGCAAGCCCCATCAATCTATGGAAGCGTGGAGGCTTGAGCTGGAAAGAGCTGGGCCAACGCCTCTGGAAGGAAATCCAAGAGGACGAAGTTCTTGGGAGGGGCGCCCAACTCGCCTACTACTTTCTCCTCGCGGTGTTCCCAATGCTGCTGTTTCTCACCGCGCTCATCGGGCTCTTCCCCATCAATACCTCCACCTCATCGCTGCTCCAATATGCCGAAGAAATCCTTCCTCCCGATGCCTTCGGGATCCTCCAGCGCTACTTAGACAACGTCGTGGCAGGCAGCGGCGCGGATATTCTGTCGCTTGGTATCTTGGGAGCGTTGTGGGCGTCGTCGAGCGGGATTACGGCGATTATGGACGCATTGAATGTCGCCTACGATGCGGTCGAAACGCGACCGCTCTGGAAGGTCCGACTGATCGGGATCCTTCTCACCATTGGGCTGGCAGGATTCGTCATCCTGTCGGCCGTCCTCGTGGTCTATGGTGGTCGATTGGCCGAGTGGGCGACGACCTACCTTGGGTTTGGCGGATCCTTCGAGCTGACGTGGAAGCTTCTACAATGGCCTTTGGCCATGGCGCTCATGCTGCTGGCCATGGCCATTATTTACTACGTCTGCCCGGATGTCGAACAGGATTGGCGGTGGATTACCCCCGGGGCGGTCTTTGCCGTCCTGATGTGGCTGTTCGTGTCATTGGTCTTCAAGTACTATGTCGCGCATTTCGCTAATTACAACGCCGCGTATGGGTCGATTGGCGGCGTGATCGTGCTGATGCTGTGGCTGTATCTCAGCGGCATCGTGATCTTGCTCGGAGGAGAGATCAACTCCGAGATCGAGGCGGCCGCCCGGCGTCACGTGCGTCCAGGACCGGCACCTCAGCGATTTGAGTGA